From Alloacidobacterium dinghuense:
TCGTCGAACCGGGCGAAGGGAGACGGCCCACGCTGACATTTCCCCGAGAGATCCCCATCGAAGGTGAGCCCGCGGACGTGGCCGAAATCGTGTCCGCTTATGGGGCTTGGTTGGCGAAAAGCAATGTGCCCAAACTTTTCATTAAGGCGGAACCCGGCGCACTCCTGGCCGTCGGTGCGAATCTCGCTACTGCCCGCTCATGGCCGTCGCAGACTGAGGTTACGGTCAAGGGTGTGCATTTCGTTCAGGAAGATTCGCCGAACGAGATCGGACAAGCGGTCGCTGAGTGGATGCGGTCCTTGGGCTGACAGCAGCGAATCTGTCAGTCCGCAATGCGATTGGCAGATTCGCTTCAAATACTCGACACCGGACATTTCGCGCTGGAAGAGGATCTCGACTTCATTCGGAAAAAGATGAATCAGTTTCTTGCCCAATTTTTTCAAGGTATGAGAAGAGTTTCTCACTTGAACACAACCGAATGAAAGGATTAACCGTGGGATTTCAAAAAAATGCAACCGTGGTTTTTGTTCATGGCGCTTGGGCCGACGGGTCCAGTTGGGGCACAGTTATTAATGGTGTTGCAAAAGCCGGGCACAGAATATCCCGGACCCAAAACGGCAATGGAGAGTTTCCATGGAAACAGCAACGTTATCAGTTGAAGTCATTACATTGCCAGTGAGCAATGTCGACCGCGCTCTGCGGTTCTACGTCGATCAAGTCGGCTTCGCCCTGGACGTCGATTATTCGCCGAACAACACATTTCGAGTTGTGCAGCTTACGCCTCCTGGCTCTAGCTGCTCCATTCAGATTGGGATCGGCCTGAATGATGCCCCCATAGGTTCACTCCGCGGGCTTTATCTTGTCGTGACAGGTATCGACGCTGCACGGAGATTTCTGCTCGAACGGGGAGTTGA
This genomic window contains:
- a CDS encoding VOC family protein: METATLSVEVITLPVSNVDRALRFYVDQVGFALDVDYSPNNTFRVVQLTPPGSSCSIQIGIGLNDAPIGSLRGLYLVVTGIDAARRFLLERGVEVGEIRHKTPSGAWDGGFAPGLDPARGDYASFARFSDPDGNGWMLQERGYRRT